One genomic segment of Spartobacteria bacterium includes these proteins:
- a CDS encoding glycogen/starch/alpha-glucan phosphorylase — protein MINTARKYKKHHFEGVTTDEIKELTEFHLKYSRGKDRRTANEYDILMSFSHAIRDIGVDKFIATQRAYIDQDAKRVYYLSMEFLTGKFLKNNLYGLGIYDQGKEALEAFGVDIDRIVDLDVEAGLGNGGLGRLAACYLDSMATLGIPGYGYGLRYEHGIFQQDILDGWQNETPDHWLTLPFPWELERPEHTMPVLIYGHIEKRRSLDRGPGSSWVDWQMFEGVPFDVPIVGYQTNTVNFLRLWQAQASKGFRLDAFNQGDYERAVAEKNWAENVTKVLYPNDSTYAGKELRLVQEYFLVTCSIRDMLRRYKKNHSNLDRFHEKNCIQMNDTHPALSVAELIRVLLDDEHLPWAKAWEITSNTCAYTNHTLMPEALEKWPIDLLGKVLPRHLEIIYEINSRFLQRVELNFPGDVEKLRNVSLIEEGATKQVRMANLAMVGSHAVNGVSALHSELLKTHVMKDFSDIFPERFLNITNGITPRRFLRMCNPGLSELINEAIGDTWVRNLDELAKLEPLADDAEFRRRFRDVKLANKKFLAEYILENLGHVVHFDSLFDVQIKRLHMYKRQLLNILNIIHMYLKLKKDPSQDFVARTFIFGAKAAPSYHIAKVVIKLINNLSNIINQDPAVAGRIKVIFIPNYNVTKAQMIIPASEISEQISTAGLEASGTGNMKFALNGALTLGTWDGANIEIAQHVGEDNVVIFGNRVEDISRLANEGYNPWDYYNGDEELREVLECLRDDTFCMEGESGLFVQLFDELTRNGDSFYYLADFRSYLEAQMKVSEMYRDQEDWTRRSILNVARMGWFSSDRSIMEYAEKIWNVKQLDIPLDWHK, from the coding sequence ATGATTAATACGGCACGTAAATATAAAAAGCACCACTTTGAAGGGGTGACGACGGATGAAATAAAGGAGCTGACCGAATTCCATTTGAAGTACTCCCGTGGTAAGGATCGTCGTACAGCGAACGAGTATGACATTCTTATGAGCTTTTCACATGCTATCCGTGATATCGGTGTAGATAAGTTTATCGCAACGCAGCGGGCTTATATCGATCAGGATGCCAAACGTGTTTACTACCTATCCATGGAATTTCTTACCGGAAAGTTTTTAAAGAATAATTTATATGGTCTGGGCATCTACGATCAGGGAAAAGAAGCACTGGAGGCCTTCGGTGTCGATATTGATCGTATCGTTGACTTAGATGTCGAAGCCGGTCTGGGTAATGGCGGTCTGGGGCGTCTGGCGGCCTGTTATCTGGATTCCATGGCGACACTGGGCATTCCCGGATATGGTTATGGCCTTCGTTATGAGCACGGGATTTTCCAGCAGGATATTCTCGACGGCTGGCAGAACGAAACGCCGGATCACTGGCTGACGCTGCCGTTCCCGTGGGAACTCGAACGTCCGGAACATACCATGCCTGTACTCATCTACGGACATATCGAAAAACGTCGTTCACTGGATCGCGGTCCTGGATCGTCCTGGGTTGACTGGCAGATGTTTGAAGGGGTTCCTTTTGATGTGCCTATTGTCGGGTACCAGACGAATACGGTGAATTTCCTGCGTTTATGGCAGGCACAGGCCTCCAAAGGCTTCCGTCTGGATGCCTTTAACCAGGGTGATTATGAACGTGCTGTGGCTGAAAAGAACTGGGCTGAAAATGTAACCAAGGTGCTTTATCCCAACGACAGTACCTATGCGGGCAAAGAATTACGTCTGGTTCAGGAGTATTTCTTAGTGACGTGTTCTATTCGTGATATGCTGCGCCGCTATAAGAAAAACCATTCCAATCTGGATCGGTTCCACGAAAAGAACTGCATTCAGATGAATGATACGCATCCGGCGCTTTCTGTGGCGGAACTGATTCGTGTTCTGCTGGATGACGAACACCTGCCATGGGCGAAAGCTTGGGAAATCACCAGTAACACCTGTGCGTACACCAATCATACGCTCATGCCGGAAGCTCTGGAAAAGTGGCCCATTGATTTGCTGGGCAAGGTGCTGCCTCGTCATTTGGAAATCATTTATGAAATTAACTCTCGTTTTTTACAGCGCGTTGAACTGAATTTCCCGGGTGATGTCGAAAAATTGCGGAATGTGTCGCTCATCGAAGAGGGGGCGACAAAGCAGGTTCGTATGGCTAATCTGGCCATGGTGGGCAGTCATGCAGTGAACGGCGTTTCAGCACTCCATTCTGAACTGCTGAAAACCCACGTGATGAAGGATTTCTCAGATATCTTTCCTGAACGTTTCCTGAATATCACGAACGGTATTACGCCGCGCAGATTCTTGCGTATGTGTAATCCCGGGCTGTCGGAACTGATTAACGAAGCCATTGGTGATACCTGGGTGCGCAATCTGGATGAATTGGCGAAGCTGGAACCGCTGGCGGATGATGCCGAATTCCGCAGGCGTTTCCGCGATGTCAAACTGGCGAATAAAAAATTCTTAGCGGAGTACATTCTTGAGAATTTGGGCCATGTTGTTCATTTTGATTCGCTCTTTGATGTGCAGATTAAACGTCTGCATATGTATAAACGTCAGCTTTTGAACATTTTGAATATTATTCATATGTATTTGAAACTGAAGAAGGATCCGTCACAGGATTTCGTTGCTCGTACCTTTATTTTCGGTGCGAAGGCGGCTCCGTCCTATCATATTGCTAAAGTGGTGATTAAGTTGATCAATAATCTGAGCAATATCATTAATCAGGATCCTGCCGTTGCCGGTCGAATCAAAGTGATTTTTATTCCGAACTACAATGTTACCAAGGCGCAGATGATTATTCCTGCCTCTGAAATATCAGAGCAAATTTCTACCGCCGGTTTGGAAGCGTCCGGTACGGGTAATATGAAATTCGCCCTGAACGGAGCACTCACTCTGGGAACCTGGGATGGAGCCAACATTGAGATTGCGCAGCATGTCGGTGAAGATAATGTGGTGATCTTCGGAAATCGTGTAGAAGATATTTCCCGCCTCGCAAACGAAGGATATAACCCGTGGGATTATTATAACGGCGATGAAGAGCTTCGTGAAGTGCTGGAATGTCTGCGCGATGATACCTTCTGCATGGAAGGGGAATCCGGATTGTTTGTGCAGTTGTTCGATGAACTGACGCGCAATGGTGACTCCTTCTATTACCTGGCTGATTTCCGTTCTTATCTGGAGGCACAGATGAAAGTGTCGGAGATGTATCGTGATCAGGAAGACTGGACTCGTCGCTCCATTTTGAATGTGGCACGCATGGGGTGGTTCTCCAGTGATCGCAGTATAATGGAATATGCTGAGAAAATTTGGAACGTCAAGCAACTTGACATTCCACTGGATTGGCATAAATAA
- a CDS encoding aspartate aminotransferase family protein codes for MKTSDITDLYENYVIKAYGAQPLALVRGKGSFVWDADGRAFLDFVSGISVCNLGHCHPAVVTAIQKQAGELMHVSNLYQHPLQGQLAKAISDHAMGGKCFFCNSGAEANEGLIKLARLWGSTQNKHEIITMKKSFHGRTLATLTATGQEKVQKGFHPLPSGFVYATFNDLNSVEAAITDQTAAVLLEVVQGEGGIIVADESFIKGLRKLCTEKKILLLIDEIQSGMGRTGYWFAHQHYDIVPDAISMAKAVGNGFPIGCICTAPTLSDIFQPGSHGTTFGGTPLACAAAIAVFETMSQEGFFDNVREKGRYLQGRLNELAEQHASVLGTPRGLGLMLAVPTHRPAAPLIALLRENNLLALLAGPHALRLLPPLTVSTSEIDSAIEKIDAACTFWEKQPAT; via the coding sequence ATGAAAACCAGCGATATCACTGATCTTTACGAAAACTATGTAATAAAAGCCTACGGAGCACAGCCGCTGGCACTGGTGCGAGGAAAAGGCAGCTTTGTCTGGGATGCCGACGGCAGAGCGTTTCTCGATTTTGTATCCGGCATATCGGTCTGCAATCTGGGACATTGTCATCCTGCCGTGGTCACAGCCATTCAGAAACAAGCCGGTGAACTGATGCATGTGTCCAATTTGTACCAGCATCCCCTGCAGGGACAACTGGCCAAAGCGATTTCTGACCATGCGATGGGCGGAAAATGCTTCTTTTGCAATTCAGGCGCAGAGGCCAACGAAGGATTGATCAAACTGGCCCGTTTATGGGGCAGCACGCAGAACAAACACGAAATCATCACCATGAAAAAATCCTTTCATGGCCGCACTCTGGCCACCCTGACCGCGACGGGTCAGGAGAAAGTTCAGAAGGGGTTTCATCCCCTGCCATCGGGTTTTGTTTACGCCACATTCAACGATTTGAACTCAGTCGAAGCCGCCATAACCGATCAAACGGCCGCCGTGCTGCTGGAAGTGGTTCAGGGTGAAGGCGGCATCATTGTTGCCGATGAGTCCTTCATCAAAGGGCTGCGCAAGCTGTGCACAGAAAAAAAGATCCTGTTGCTGATTGATGAAATACAAAGCGGAATGGGACGTACAGGCTACTGGTTCGCCCATCAGCACTACGATATTGTCCCCGATGCTATTTCTATGGCAAAAGCGGTAGGAAACGGATTTCCCATTGGATGTATATGCACCGCGCCGACGCTATCAGACATTTTTCAGCCGGGCTCTCACGGAACCACCTTCGGCGGGACTCCTCTGGCCTGTGCGGCCGCCATCGCTGTCTTCGAAACCATGAGTCAGGAAGGATTCTTCGATAACGTAAGAGAAAAAGGCCGCTACCTGCAGGGCAGGCTCAACGAACTGGCGGAACAACATGCTTCTGTACTGGGCACGCCCAGAGGACTCGGGCTCATGCTGGCGGTTCCCACACACCGTCCCGCCGCTCCGCTGATTGCCCTGTTGCGTGAAAACAACCTGCTGGCACTGCTGGCCGGCCCCCATGCGCTGCGCCTGCTCCCGCCTCTGACCGTTAGTACAAGTGAAATAGATAGTGCCATAGAAAAGATTGACGCTGCCTGCACGTTCTGGGAAAAGCAACCCGCAACATAA
- a CDS encoding NAD-dependent epimerase/dehydratase family protein: MSELIHQGLPAGTPVLVTGATGFTGKVLVRKLVEAGAQVRAIAREKSSISALDDLPVQWFRGQVYDADVVEQAVHGVDYIFNVAAAFREPGIEDEEYRRVHVVSTQLLAAAALKQPGFKRFVHTSTVGVHGHVGDAVASETFRYAPGDIYQRTKLEAEEWIRAFASENNLSVAVIRPAAIYGPGDRRLLKLFKMAKRGWCPMLNHHDTRYHLIYVDDLVQGMLRCALHPAADGDVFICGNHTPSSLKDIVTAAAEELGSSVRFISLPAGPVFFVADVCEAICKRFHWNPPIYRRRVAFFTKDRAFDTSKIHTRIEFEESLDNTGGVRETARWYRDNHWL; this comes from the coding sequence CTGAGTGAACTGATTCATCAAGGATTACCGGCAGGAACGCCGGTGCTGGTTACCGGTGCGACGGGGTTTACGGGAAAAGTGCTTGTTCGGAAACTGGTGGAGGCCGGTGCGCAGGTTCGCGCGATTGCCCGTGAGAAATCCAGTATTTCGGCACTGGATGATCTGCCCGTCCAATGGTTTCGCGGTCAGGTGTATGATGCCGATGTGGTGGAACAGGCGGTGCATGGCGTTGATTATATTTTCAACGTGGCCGCCGCTTTTCGCGAGCCGGGTATTGAAGATGAGGAATATCGCCGTGTCCATGTCGTAAGTACACAGCTTCTGGCCGCGGCCGCATTGAAACAGCCGGGTTTCAAACGGTTTGTCCATACTTCAACGGTGGGGGTGCATGGTCATGTGGGCGATGCCGTGGCGTCGGAAACCTTTCGCTATGCGCCCGGCGATATTTATCAGCGCACAAAATTGGAAGCGGAAGAATGGATACGTGCTTTTGCATCGGAAAATAATTTATCCGTCGCGGTGATTCGACCTGCCGCCATTTATGGACCCGGTGACCGCCGCCTGCTCAAACTCTTTAAGATGGCGAAACGCGGGTGGTGTCCCATGCTCAATCACCATGATACGCGTTACCATCTCATTTATGTGGACGATCTGGTTCAAGGCATGCTGCGCTGTGCCCTGCATCCTGCCGCTGACGGAGACGTCTTTATTTGCGGCAATCATACGCCCAGCAGTCTCAAAGACATTGTCACTGCCGCAGCCGAAGAACTGGGTTCCTCTGTGCGGTTTATCTCACTGCCGGCGGGTCCCGTCTTTTTCGTCGCTGATGTCTGTGAGGCCATCTGCAAGCGGTTTCATTGGAATCCGCCGATTTATCGCCGTCGCGTCGCCTTTTTCACCAAAGATCGCGCCTTTGACACCTCGAAGATTCACACACGTATCGAGTTCGAAGAATCTCTGGATAATACCGGGGGAGTACGCGAAACCGCCCGCTGGTACAGGGACAACCACTGGTTGTAA
- a CDS encoding argininosuccinate synthase: MKVVLAYSGGLDTSVLLRWLIETYDAEVIAFAADVGQQEELDGLEEKALNTGASKIYIDDLRAEFAKDFIYPMARAAAIYESGYMLGTSIARPLIAKRMIEIARENGADAIAHGATGKGNDQVRFELTAYAMEPGIRVIAPWRNEDGKWNFRGRTDMMAYAEKHKIPIDVTAKKPYSMDRNLLHISYEGGILEDPWAEAPKDMFKLTVDPQDAPDTPEYITVTYEKGDAVAVNGATMSPLEVMLTLNTLAGKHGVGRIDIVENRFVGMKSRGVYETPGGTILYRGREAVEQLTMDREALHLRDSLVSQYASMVYNGFWFAPEREMLQAAMDQAATVVTGEARLKLFKGTCSVVGRKAPVSLYSSELCSFEADEVYNQGDATGFIRLNALRLRMGAYAKQQK, encoded by the coding sequence ATGAAAGTAGTATTGGCATATTCTGGTGGACTCGACACGTCCGTGCTTCTGCGCTGGCTAATTGAAACGTATGACGCAGAAGTCATCGCCTTTGCGGCCGATGTGGGCCAGCAGGAAGAGTTGGACGGGCTGGAAGAAAAGGCACTCAACACCGGTGCCAGCAAGATATATATTGATGATCTTCGTGCGGAATTCGCAAAAGATTTTATTTATCCCATGGCGCGTGCCGCCGCCATCTATGAATCCGGCTACATGCTGGGAACATCCATTGCACGCCCGCTGATTGCTAAACGCATGATCGAAATAGCCCGTGAAAACGGTGCCGATGCCATCGCCCATGGCGCCACAGGCAAAGGCAACGATCAGGTGCGCTTCGAACTGACCGCCTATGCCATGGAACCCGGCATTCGCGTCATTGCTCCCTGGCGTAACGAAGACGGAAAATGGAATTTCCGTGGACGCACCGACATGATGGCTTATGCCGAAAAGCATAAAATTCCCATCGATGTCACCGCCAAAAAACCCTACAGCATGGATCGCAATCTGCTTCATATCAGTTATGAAGGCGGAATACTGGAAGACCCCTGGGCTGAAGCACCTAAGGATATGTTTAAACTGACGGTTGATCCGCAGGATGCACCGGATACCCCCGAATACATCACGGTTACCTATGAAAAAGGCGATGCGGTCGCCGTCAACGGAGCCACCATGAGTCCTCTGGAGGTCATGCTGACGCTCAACACGCTGGCCGGCAAACATGGTGTTGGACGCATCGACATTGTTGAAAACCGTTTTGTCGGCATGAAGAGCCGTGGCGTCTATGAAACGCCGGGGGGTACCATTCTCTATCGCGGACGCGAAGCCGTCGAACAGCTAACCATGGATCGGGAAGCACTGCATCTGCGCGACAGTCTAGTGTCTCAGTATGCATCCATGGTGTATAACGGATTCTGGTTTGCTCCTGAAAGAGAAATGCTGCAGGCCGCCATGGATCAAGCCGCAACGGTTGTAACCGGCGAAGCCCGGCTGAAACTGTTCAAGGGCACATGCAGTGTGGTGGGCAGAAAAGCCCCTGTATCCCTGTACAGTTCGGAATTGTGCAGTTTTGAAGCCGACGAAGTATACAATCAGGGCGATGCCACGGGCTTTATCCGCCTGAATGCCCTGCGTCTGCGCATGGGTGCCTATGCGAAACAACAGAAATAA
- a CDS encoding 5'-methylthioadenosine phosphorylase, with protein sequence MLGIIGGTGLYSLDEMQCVARHDVTTMCGKPSAPITEGILNGTSCFFLPRHGSHHHLLPHEINFRANILALKQLGVRHIISVSAVGSLQEEYHAGDFALVSQYFDWVKDHRIKSFFGEGLVAHVSMARPTCESLSDHIYSIAKSMGVRIHKKATYACIDGPRFGTIAESHFLRGPAGCDIVGMTNVPESFLAREAQMCYSSLCIATDYDCWMDDPAQHATVEQIIQRYGGSLQQARDILQQVIKTWSPASDDCYCRTSLASAMITQPDAMTDKHRELLAVLSS encoded by the coding sequence ATGCTAGGAATTATTGGTGGAACGGGTCTTTATTCGCTGGATGAAATGCAATGCGTTGCCCGGCACGATGTGACGACGATGTGCGGAAAACCTTCCGCACCGATTACGGAGGGGATACTAAACGGGACGTCCTGTTTCTTTTTGCCCAGGCACGGCAGTCACCATCATCTGCTTCCCCATGAAATTAATTTCAGAGCCAATATTCTTGCGCTGAAACAACTGGGGGTGCGTCATATCATCTCTGTATCGGCCGTAGGCAGTTTGCAGGAGGAGTATCATGCCGGCGACTTTGCGTTGGTCTCGCAATATTTCGACTGGGTGAAAGATCATCGCATCAAATCCTTTTTCGGAGAGGGACTCGTCGCCCACGTGTCCATGGCGCGCCCCACCTGTGAGAGTTTATCGGATCATATCTATTCCATTGCAAAATCCATGGGCGTCAGAATTCATAAAAAAGCGACGTATGCCTGTATCGACGGACCACGTTTTGGAACCATTGCCGAAAGTCATTTTCTGCGCGGTCCTGCTGGTTGTGATATTGTGGGAATGACTAATGTGCCGGAATCCTTTTTAGCACGTGAGGCGCAGATGTGTTATTCGTCCCTGTGCATTGCGACAGATTATGACTGCTGGATGGATGATCCTGCTCAGCACGCCACGGTGGAGCAGATTATTCAGCGCTACGGCGGCAGCCTGCAGCAGGCCCGCGATATTCTGCAGCAAGTCATAAAAACATGGTCTCCTGCATCGGACGACTGTTATTGCCGTACGAGCCTCGCCTCCGCCATGATCACACAACCGGACGCCATGACCGACAAGCATCGTGAACTGCTGGCCGTGTTATCTAGTTGA
- a CDS encoding plasmid pRiA4b ORF-3 family protein — MNENSISIASIIKTFLSERWEPFSREDVAQFIESQGIDLTDAVRVTISELLRESHVFYSHDDVHFIHIGYFFESAEFCITPTANEIKQGLLVPGHRFVPFLSKKHYPFLIRISDDEGRRLRYRQVEWLVADAMPYISMFGIRNAFQYCISDSDRNAQIASKDPFDQIILLTVFDMQAFYDRHHFQHGDSIIVKVLDWKTGEYTIRYRSRAEEEAHAQELNLWSHQLEEELICVFEMQGAVTDVHDQLETAFFNANGKLTHQAGVSISSLIEHSERIQLTAMDGGYVILWYKDMQPEITFEYNDPTQTIRSGRIDSIDGILTDLGISLSEQEVEALIRDELFHGNGQYDHVVERIFYTRSENPFANMDQSVAFSRLLRTMWEQLQKKYNPYEDLIAGTLRGRMLLLKDRMRKLLRRIDKLSSKPNDIEPATMMQYADFMTSVRTLIEDLNDSQEMTIEDAEEMDHLIFQLEYQFVDWNNRLMEELTEVLQERYNDRGIPIMPDGEIINLDTLSERLYQVHTRIKLKMTFRGIRPPIWRRLYVPGDITVGDLSWVIQTIMQWNNLTTHSMNNGNMFYISKPADGVLRSHELLEDDYTLCDVLLRKDDVELTYHYEYDPLWFVAIEFEDVETSVDPVENIPRLIAGKRAAPLDHIGNLDAYKSLVKMVKSGDEVQLAEALTHLGANFDPEAFDLDYLNSQLNEWSRIK, encoded by the coding sequence ATGAATGAAAACTCCATCAGCATTGCATCGATTATCAAAACCTTTTTGAGTGAACGGTGGGAGCCTTTTTCGCGGGAAGACGTCGCTCAGTTTATCGAGTCACAAGGGATTGATCTTACCGATGCCGTGCGTGTAACCATCAGCGAACTGTTACGTGAGTCCCATGTATTCTATTCGCACGACGATGTACATTTTATCCATATCGGGTACTTTTTTGAATCGGCTGAATTCTGTATCACACCCACGGCGAATGAGATTAAACAGGGATTACTCGTTCCGGGTCACCGCTTTGTTCCATTCTTATCCAAAAAACACTACCCCTTCCTTATCAGAATCAGTGACGACGAAGGCCGGCGGTTGCGCTACCGACAGGTCGAATGGCTGGTGGCCGACGCCATGCCCTATATTTCCATGTTCGGGATACGCAACGCCTTCCAGTACTGCATCTCGGATTCAGATCGTAATGCGCAAATTGCTTCAAAAGATCCCTTCGATCAGATCATTCTGCTCACCGTCTTCGATATGCAAGCCTTTTATGATCGGCACCATTTCCAGCACGGCGACTCCATCATCGTCAAAGTGCTGGACTGGAAAACCGGCGAATATACCATTCGCTATCGTTCCAGGGCCGAAGAAGAAGCCCATGCCCAGGAACTGAATCTGTGGAGTCATCAGCTGGAAGAAGAATTAATCTGTGTTTTTGAAATGCAAGGTGCCGTCACCGATGTGCATGATCAGTTAGAAACCGCTTTTTTCAATGCCAATGGTAAACTGACACATCAGGCAGGAGTCAGTATAAGCAGTCTGATTGAACACAGTGAACGAATTCAGCTCACGGCCATGGATGGCGGATATGTCATTTTATGGTATAAGGATATGCAGCCTGAAATCACTTTTGAATACAATGATCCCACCCAAACCATTCGTAGCGGACGCATTGATTCGATTGATGGAATTCTGACAGATCTGGGCATATCGCTGTCGGAACAGGAAGTGGAGGCACTGATTCGCGATGAACTGTTCCACGGCAACGGACAATATGACCATGTCGTAGAACGCATTTTCTATACTCGCAGTGAGAACCCCTTCGCCAATATGGATCAAAGTGTCGCTTTTTCCCGCCTTTTACGCACGATGTGGGAACAGCTGCAAAAGAAATACAATCCCTACGAAGATCTTATTGCCGGAACATTGCGGGGACGGATGCTGCTGCTCAAGGACCGTATGCGCAAATTGTTGCGGCGCATTGACAAACTCAGTTCAAAACCCAACGACATTGAACCGGCAACCATGATGCAGTATGCCGATTTTATGACCAGTGTCAGGACACTGATCGAGGATTTGAATGATTCGCAGGAAATGACCATCGAAGATGCGGAAGAAATGGATCACCTGATTTTTCAGCTGGAATATCAGTTTGTGGACTGGAACAACCGTCTGATGGAAGAACTGACCGAGGTGCTGCAGGAACGGTATAACGACCGGGGTATTCCCATTATGCCCGACGGGGAAATCATCAATTTGGACACCCTTTCGGAACGCCTTTATCAGGTGCATACCCGGATCAAACTCAAAATGACCTTTCGCGGCATTCGTCCTCCCATCTGGCGGCGGCTGTATGTCCCCGGCGATATAACCGTGGGCGATCTCAGCTGGGTGATCCAAACCATCATGCAGTGGAACAACCTGACAACCCATTCTATGAATAATGGCAACATGTTCTATATCAGCAAGCCGGCCGACGGGGTTTTGCGTTCCCATGAACTGCTGGAAGATGATTACACCCTCTGCGATGTTCTTCTGAGAAAAGATGATGTAGAGCTTACGTACCACTATGAATATGATCCGCTCTGGTTTGTCGCCATTGAATTTGAAGATGTTGAGACCAGCGTCGATCCCGTCGAGAATATCCCTCGGCTTATCGCAGGCAAACGCGCAGCTCCCTTAGATCACATCGGCAATCTGGATGCCTATAAAAGTCTTGTCAAAATGGTGAAATCCGGTGACGAGGTACAGCTGGCGGAAGCCCTCACCCATCTGGGCGCAAATTTCGACCCCGAAGCCTTTGATTTGGATTATCTGAACAGTCAACTCAACGAATGGAGTAGAATAAAATGA
- the argB gene encoding acetylglutamate kinase: MNMQTLIEKAAVLVEAMPYFRKFQGETIVVKMGGSIMDDRDAIASILKDFAFMSCVGLHPVLVHGGGKAISGAMKDMGIQPRFVNGLRVTDEQVIQVVEHVLNHDINAEICSVLNSYECLARPIQGDTIISATKLISSDPGTGAQYDHGYVGEVASVDVEPIKAFLKAGITPVITPLGRGVEDKALYNINADSAAVALSAALQARKIVFLSDVPGLLADPEDKKSIISTVHTSQVQDLMERHVISGGMLPKIQGCVQAIRAGVKKVHIIDSTVPHSLLLELFTDKGVGTEIIP; the protein is encoded by the coding sequence CTGAACATGCAGACATTGATCGAAAAAGCGGCCGTCCTTGTGGAAGCCATGCCTTATTTCCGAAAATTTCAGGGCGAAACCATCGTCGTAAAAATGGGTGGAAGCATCATGGATGACCGTGATGCCATTGCGTCCATTTTAAAAGATTTCGCATTCATGTCCTGTGTCGGCCTGCATCCGGTATTGGTTCACGGTGGAGGGAAAGCCATTTCCGGGGCCATGAAGGATATGGGTATTCAGCCTCGGTTTGTCAATGGATTGCGCGTCACGGATGAACAGGTCATTCAGGTCGTGGAACACGTACTCAACCACGATATCAATGCCGAAATATGCTCTGTACTCAATAGTTATGAATGTCTGGCGCGACCCATTCAGGGCGACACCATCATCTCCGCCACCAAATTGATTTCCTCGGATCCGGGAACCGGCGCGCAATACGACCATGGCTATGTGGGGGAAGTGGCGTCGGTCGATGTAGAACCCATCAAGGCCTTTCTTAAAGCCGGCATCACCCCGGTCATTACGCCGCTTGGGCGCGGAGTGGAGGACAAAGCTCTGTACAATATCAACGCGGATTCTGCGGCTGTGGCCCTATCGGCGGCATTACAGGCACGCAAAATTGTTTTTTTATCGGATGTACCGGGACTGCTGGCTGATCCTGAAGACAAAAAGTCCATCATATCCACCGTACACACCAGTCAGGTACAAGACCTGATGGAGCGACATGTCATCAGCGGAGGGATGCTTCCCAAAATTCAGGGTTGCGTACAGGCCATTCGTGCCGGTGTAAAAAAAGTGCATATTATTGATTCTACAGTTCCTCACTCATTACTGCTTGAACTATTTACCGACAAAGGAGTCGGGACGGAGATTATACCATAA